TGCCTTTTTCAGCTGGGGACATAAGCACTCCAGATGAGTTGAGAACTTCCAGGACCTGGGGAAGAAACTTCTGGGAACaagaggtttttattttccaccACTGAGTATGAGGCTGTGGGAACAATGCTGCTTCATTTTGGAAGCAGCAGTTTCAGTATCTTCTTGGAAGAACAGTAGGAACAATGCAGGGGAGATCCAGCTGTAATGTAACAGAGAGAAACGAGGGGATGAGAGTTTAAAGCACCAAAAAGAGTTTCCATACAGCTGTAGAAGAACTTGAGAAGAGTCAAGTGAGAGGGACCTCATCCATGTCTATAGTATCTGAGGGGAGAGCGTCAAAGGGATGGAGGGATCCAGgctcttctctgtggtgctgcacaataggacaagaggcaacagaGAGAGACTGATGCTCAGGAAGCTCCATCTGAACATGAGTGACaactttactgtgcaggtgaccgAGCACCGGAacagcccagagaggctgtggagtttCCCTCGTTGGAAATACTCCATAAATgtggatgcaatcctgtgcaatgtgctctggGACCCTGCTTGAACacagatgacccactgtgatCCTTTCCAGCCTcgcccattctgtgattcctttaATTCCATCTGAATTACTTGAGACAATCACAACTTCTGCTACTCTGGCTGAAGTGTGTTTGCTTCCCTTGCTATTTTCGCCGCAGAAGGAGTTTTTGGTAGGAGATTGTCGGGGCAGCACGCAGTGGTTCCGCCCGATGCGGAAGCTGAGGGGAGTTACTCGATTTCCATGGCCTATGCTTGGCCTGACGGGCAGGATGGGGCGGGGCAGGCGGCTGCCCGCCCTCAGGGCGCCCGCGCGCGGACATGGCGGCGCCCGCGTACCCCGCCTGGGTGACGCGCTGGGTGTCGGGGCAGTGGCGGAACAAGAGGCGGCCCCCGACGCTCCGCCCGACCCGGACTCTGGCGCTGGCCGACAGGGTGGCGAACCGCCGGGAGCAGTCGACAGGTGAGCTGCTGGCGGCAGGGAGCGGTGGCGAGGGGCAggccgggcccggcgctgccccgggaACTGAGCCGCCGCTGTGCCCGGGAGGGGCCGCGCTGCTGGCAGAGCTCGGCGGCGCCTTGTGCTCCGCAGGGCAAGAGGGGAGGGGCCGGTGTGGGCCATGGAGTTCGTGCGTGGTTTCCGTGGGAAGGATCGCTTCCTCACACTGCCTAAGTTTGCGTCGTATGTGAGTCAGACACGTTGCGTTGTAGCATTGCCTTTACCTTAAAAATTCAGTCAGATGCTGGATGGCTGCAGCGGTTTGCTTTCTGTTAGCAACAACTTCTCTGCCCAAAGCAAAACTGGGATCTTCAGTTATGCATTTTCTTACCTGCCTCTACCCCGTATTAAACTTCTTTGGAGATGTATGCACTGTGGAGGTTGTTAGCATGAAATCCCAAACACCTGAGATTTCtgcttgtcttttctttctagaGGCAACGTGCATTACGGAGATGTCAGTAATGATGGCCTGCTGGAAACAGAATGACTTCAACGACACGCCTTGTGCTGAGGAGATCAGGATGTTCTATGACTGCGTGGCAAAGGCAGAAGTAATTAAGGCCTCTTTTATGTTCTTAAAGGCTAGTAGTAGGAAAGGAGGAAGCCTCCAGTCATTTTTTGTGTGCCAGTAAGAATAATCTTCTCTGAAAAATTTG
This region of Vidua macroura isolate BioBank_ID:100142 chromosome 8, ASM2450914v1, whole genome shotgun sequence genomic DNA includes:
- the CHCHD1 gene encoding coiled-coil-helix-coiled-coil-helix domain-containing protein 1 — encoded protein: MAAPAYPAWVTRWVSGQWRNKRRPPTLRPTRTLALADRVANRREQSTEATCITEMSVMMACWKQNDFNDTPCAEEIRMFYDCVAKAEKERKNQNEDTMSSRGNLPSSKVNKLLKRFPQITRYI